One stretch of Planococcus sp. PAMC 21323 DNA includes these proteins:
- a CDS encoding ECF transporter S component — MKNKKLQTMITIGMLSSISFVLMLFNFPLPALPAFLKVDFSDVPALIAAITMGPVAGILVAFFKNILDWLFAGSPTGVPVGHMANFVTSLLFILPVYFIYHKVATKKGMAFGLTIGTLIMAIGMSVLNYLVFLPMYTYFLNMPPTTGDALFGMIVLGILPFNLIKGVLLTAVVLLMFSSMHTWIQKQRNYYLL, encoded by the coding sequence ATGAAGAACAAAAAGCTACAAACAATGATTACGATAGGGATGTTGAGCAGTATTTCCTTTGTATTAATGCTTTTCAACTTTCCATTACCAGCATTACCAGCATTTTTGAAAGTAGATTTTAGTGATGTACCTGCATTAATCGCAGCAATTACTATGGGACCGGTTGCGGGAATTTTAGTAGCATTCTTTAAAAACATTTTAGATTGGCTTTTTGCAGGCAGTCCTACAGGAGTTCCAGTCGGTCATATGGCGAATTTCGTAACGAGTCTCTTATTTATTTTGCCAGTTTATTTCATCTATCATAAAGTGGCAACGAAAAAAGGGATGGCTTTCGGATTAACAATTGGAACACTAATTATGGCAATTGGAATGAGCGTTTTAAATTATTTAGTTTTCCTTCCAATGTATACGTATTTCCTTAATATGCCACCAACTACTGGTGACGCATTATTTGGAATGATTGTTTTAGGGATACTTCCTTTTAACTTGATCAAAGGTGTTCTTTTAACAGCGGTCGTTTTGCTAATGTTTAGCAGCATGCACACATGGATTCAAAAACAACGAAATTACTATTTATTATAA
- a CDS encoding ATP-binding protein: MNRIWNSVVGKLWITILLLVSFVLFIVTVLLLEFLGNYHSQTVEEALNSEANMIANIFNEHEEVVSSLEIIGDIIGAETNAVIAEVPFDSSYYIHDGLNGEKTRQEILNEPAFQKVFETNETVMKEMLLPSLTEKNRLESYIVLASPLKTGEEEHGVVFIYQSLEVMDRTAERTTNIVFLSAFIALLLTTFFAFFLSSRITSPLRKMREGAFELAKGNFDTKVKATSSDEIGQLAIAFNQMGRQLKHHVEVINQEKEQLSSILTSMADAVITFNQDKTVLLSNPPAEKLLKQWTLKSGSTEARSLPAEMLHMLDHVIGFQEEIEEELEIEGAYYAINFSPLYSGESIRGAVAVLHNMTEQHRLEKLREDFIANVSHELRTPIAMLQGYSEAILDDVGATEEERREMTKIIYEESQRMGRLVTDLLNLARLESGYMRLYKEIVQLNSSIERMTLKFSQIAKENGVYLSFETTIDDWAATEIDEDRIEQVMTNLIDNAIRHTPKEGQVVVRVEQEKEYAKISINDNGVGISKEDLEFVFERFYKANKARTLGKGGTGLGLAIASNIIQAHEGKIYAESNVGLGTSFVFLLPLKDM, encoded by the coding sequence GTGACCGTCCTACTCTTAGAGTTTTTAGGGAACTATCACAGTCAGACGGTGGAAGAAGCGTTGAATAGCGAAGCAAATATGATTGCAAATATTTTTAACGAGCACGAAGAAGTAGTCAGTTCATTAGAAATCATTGGCGATATTATCGGTGCTGAAACAAATGCTGTTATAGCGGAAGTCCCTTTTGACAGTAGTTATTATATTCATGATGGACTGAATGGTGAAAAGACACGACAAGAAATATTAAATGAACCAGCATTTCAGAAAGTGTTTGAAACGAACGAAACCGTGATGAAGGAAATGCTATTGCCTTCACTAACGGAAAAAAATCGTCTAGAATCCTATATTGTTTTAGCCAGTCCATTAAAAACTGGAGAAGAAGAGCATGGAGTTGTATTCATTTACCAGTCATTAGAAGTAATGGATCGCACAGCGGAACGTACGACCAATATTGTATTCTTATCAGCATTTATCGCTCTTTTATTAACAACCTTTTTTGCATTCTTTTTATCTTCGCGAATTACATCACCTCTTCGGAAAATGCGTGAAGGTGCATTTGAGCTAGCGAAAGGCAATTTCGATACAAAAGTTAAAGCGACTTCTAGTGATGAAATTGGTCAATTGGCCATTGCATTTAATCAAATGGGCCGTCAATTAAAACATCATGTTGAAGTAATCAATCAGGAAAAAGAACAGCTTTCAAGCATTTTGACATCGATGGCAGATGCGGTTATCACATTTAATCAAGATAAAACCGTCTTGTTAAGTAATCCGCCCGCCGAAAAACTATTGAAGCAATGGACTTTAAAAAGTGGTTCTACAGAAGCGCGATCTTTGCCTGCAGAAATGTTGCATATGCTCGATCATGTTATAGGGTTTCAGGAAGAGATAGAAGAAGAACTTGAAATTGAAGGTGCCTATTACGCCATTAATTTTAGCCCTTTGTATAGTGGTGAATCGATACGTGGAGCTGTCGCCGTTTTGCATAATATGACAGAACAGCATCGTTTAGAGAAGCTTAGGGAAGACTTTATCGCAAATGTATCCCATGAATTGCGGACGCCTATTGCTATGCTCCAAGGCTATAGTGAAGCGATTTTAGATGATGTGGGTGCAACGGAGGAAGAGCGTCGCGAAATGACGAAAATTATTTACGAAGAATCACAGCGGATGGGGCGTTTGGTCACTGATTTATTAAACTTAGCTCGTTTAGAATCAGGATATATGCGACTTTATAAAGAAATTGTGCAATTAAACAGCTCTATTGAACGCATGACACTTAAATTTTCTCAAATTGCGAAAGAAAATGGCGTCTATTTGTCATTCGAAACGACTATCGATGATTGGGCGGCAACTGAGATTGATGAAGATCGCATCGAGCAGGTTATGACGAATCTAATCGATAATGCCATACGCCATACGCCTAAAGAAGGGCAAGTGGTTGTTCGTGTCGAACAAGAAAAAGAGTACGCGAAGATTTCGATCAATGACAATGGGGTCGGCATTTCAAAAGAAGATTTGGAATTTGTCTTTGAGCGATTTTATAAAGCAAATAAGGCGAGAACGCTTGGAAAAGGCGGAACAGGTCTTGGTTTAGCAATTGCGAGCAATATTATCCAAGCTCATGAAGGTAAGATTTATGCAGAAAGCAATGTAGGGCTGGGCACTTCATTTGTATTTTTATTACCTTTAAAAGACATGTAA
- a CDS encoding metallophosphoesterase: MKYLMRFGFLALSLLLYMIRNAFSENVVKKTISLPAKKPFEPFNLLFIADIHRRSIKAEFTNLPVDVIVIGGDLVEKGVPLERVAKNVKNLRSLAPVYFVWGNNDREVDEQALRKIFDQYDVIILEDKSVSLFNNSQLKLVGIDHFAYKPDGLQNAFSNVEKQDTVIFISHTPFDFWKIKKPYSAHLLLAGHTHGGQIRVGPFGMFKKGAMKYKNDRIELITNGFGTTTLHLRLGAPAEYHLLTIIPKTVRE, translated from the coding sequence ATGAAATATTTAATGCGGTTTGGATTTTTAGCATTATCTCTGCTGCTGTATATGATACGAAATGCTTTTTCAGAAAATGTTGTGAAAAAAACAATTAGCTTGCCTGCAAAAAAACCTTTTGAGCCATTTAATTTGCTGTTTATTGCTGACATCCACCGAAGAAGTATTAAAGCAGAATTTACCAATTTACCTGTGGATGTAATTGTAATTGGTGGGGATTTAGTTGAAAAAGGTGTACCACTTGAACGAGTAGCTAAAAACGTTAAAAACTTACGCTCTCTTGCACCTGTCTATTTTGTCTGGGGAAATAACGACCGAGAAGTAGATGAACAAGCTCTTAGAAAAATATTTGATCAATACGATGTAATTATATTAGAAGATAAATCAGTTTCTTTATTTAACAATTCACAATTGAAGTTGGTTGGAATTGATCATTTTGCATATAAGCCTGATGGGTTACAAAACGCATTTAGCAATGTTGAGAAACAAGATACCGTGATTTTTATTTCACATACACCTTTTGATTTTTGGAAGATTAAAAAGCCATATTCAGCCCATTTGTTACTTGCTGGGCACACACATGGCGGTCAAATTCGGGTAGGTCCATTTGGAATGTTTAAAAAAGGTGCTATGAAATATAAAAATGATCGAATTGAACTGATTACAAATGGATTCGGCACAACGACTTTACATCTTAGGTTAGGTGCTCCGGCTGAATATCATTTGCTGACAATTATTCCAAAGACAGTGAGAGAATAA
- a CDS encoding helix-turn-helix domain-containing protein — MLFSELILAIMKPLDRQRTISSPYHLIKGKKSGQTIQDIGYFGLYPYFGVLPKLDKKAYDQVVQQLFTQGYLIANEQVLELSEKALNLTAFESSLNGWKYRGKEKLFFSRLSLIVQTLSHVSQSIKIFDPIVNNEEVQMWVKKYLQQIHFRDLAVAQAFKKELFTTLSKTNISETHKMIIVERLTGFGLSGLTWQQIASAKKLSVLDVQLMTVEALHSWMNVIEQTKSPMLLGLMEGIVQQSSLTATAQRTEKLFERGFTLEQIASLRQLKTSTIEDHVVELAMNDPYFNYKPFMSTELYTTIITESHRNKTKRLREIKENLPEASYFQIRLALAVKEEH, encoded by the coding sequence TTGTTATTTAGTGAACTTATTTTGGCCATTATGAAGCCACTCGATCGACAACGGACAATCTCTTCTCCTTATCATTTAATAAAAGGAAAGAAGTCCGGACAAACAATACAGGATATTGGCTATTTTGGCCTTTATCCTTATTTTGGTGTGTTGCCAAAATTGGATAAGAAAGCTTATGACCAAGTGGTTCAACAATTATTTACACAAGGCTATTTGATAGCAAACGAGCAAGTTCTTGAGCTATCAGAAAAGGCATTAAATTTAACTGCGTTCGAGTCTTCTCTAAATGGATGGAAATATAGAGGAAAAGAAAAACTCTTTTTTAGCCGCTTGTCACTAATTGTTCAAACTTTATCCCATGTCAGCCAGTCCATAAAAATTTTCGATCCTATTGTTAATAATGAAGAAGTACAAATGTGGGTGAAAAAATATTTGCAACAAATTCACTTTCGCGATTTAGCAGTAGCCCAAGCGTTTAAAAAAGAACTCTTTACTACTTTATCCAAAACCAATATTTCTGAAACACATAAAATGATTATAGTAGAGCGATTAACAGGTTTTGGATTAAGTGGTCTAACATGGCAACAAATTGCATCGGCTAAAAAACTATCTGTTTTAGACGTACAATTAATGACAGTTGAAGCTTTGCATAGTTGGATGAATGTAATAGAGCAAACAAAGTCACCTATGCTCTTAGGGTTAATGGAGGGCATTGTTCAACAGTCTTCGCTAACAGCAACTGCACAGCGTACAGAAAAGTTGTTTGAAAGAGGTTTTACGTTAGAACAAATTGCTTCCTTAAGGCAATTAAAAACAAGTACCATTGAAGATCATGTCGTAGAACTTGCTATGAATGACCCGTATTTCAATTATAAACCATTTATGAGTACTGAACTATACACAACAATTATTACGGAGAGTCACCGTAATAAAACAAAAAGATTACGTGAAATTAAAGAAAATTTACCCGAAGCGAGCTATTTTCAAATACGACTCGCATTGGCAGTCAAGGAGGAACATTAA
- a CDS encoding RNA polymerase sigma factor SigX codes for MKDSVFHRLYDEYHQDVFQFLIYLVKNRHLAEDLMQEVYIRAFRAYDRFEGRSSEKTWLFSIAKNVAIDHFRKAAVRSKHSMEYFDWETQQLVSSEKLPEEVSLLNEDKIFLYKALDTCTGDQKMVVIMRFFQDLSISETAEVLAWTEGKVKTTQHRAIKALREKLIAREGGDGNAE; via the coding sequence TTGAAGGACTCCGTTTTCCACCGACTGTATGATGAATATCATCAGGATGTTTTTCAATTTTTAATTTATCTAGTGAAAAACAGGCATCTTGCGGAAGATTTGATGCAAGAAGTTTATATTCGTGCGTTTCGTGCTTATGATCGATTTGAAGGAAGAAGTTCTGAGAAAACATGGCTTTTTTCAATTGCTAAAAATGTAGCAATTGATCATTTTCGTAAAGCGGCAGTTCGCTCAAAACATTCGATGGAGTATTTTGATTGGGAAACTCAGCAACTAGTTTCATCGGAAAAGCTACCAGAAGAAGTTTCTTTATTAAACGAAGATAAGATATTTTTATACAAAGCATTGGACACGTGTACAGGAGATCAAAAGATGGTCGTTATTATGCGATTCTTTCAGGATTTATCAATTTCAGAAACCGCTGAAGTGTTAGCTTGGACTGAAGGGAAAGTGAAAACAACCCAGCACCGTGCAATTAAGGCCTTGCGCGAAAAATTAATAGCTAGGGAAGGGGGAGATGGAAATGCCGAATAA
- a CDS encoding RecQ family ATP-dependent DNA helicase codes for MNLEKLLYTTYGFSSFRPGQKEVIEKIVAGEDVIALLPTGMGKSICYQLPAKILPDSILIVSPLLSLMQDQVAQLKKMGEKSVVAINSFLKPEDKERIMKKLGSYKFIFISPEMLVQPFVKKKLQEIRVSLLVADEAHCISQWGFDFRPDYLRISEILPDLKFPQVLALTATATDKVTEEIKEYLALIKPFIYCHPMDRKNIVYDIKKFEDTHKKLEFLKDFILKFKGPGIIYAGTRKKSQELSMLLTEQGISSAFYHGGMEHQDRVFVQQQFQNREVEWICSTNAFGMGVHIANIRQVIHFQVPTSIEGYVQEVGRAGRDGLPALATLLYAQGDEALLESLVTDDLPTRHEIEAVFNDGPSATYLIDRGIVRETAFRVIAYWMTKLPLAGVISQIEGLRKGKKKQAAKIRELISSDNCIRSYIISSFDQELLDKPDNCCVNDGINYEVFEAFSFSNKKPIPLDWNERLSVILPI; via the coding sequence ATGAATTTGGAGAAATTATTGTACACTACTTATGGCTTTTCTTCCTTTCGTCCTGGGCAGAAGGAAGTGATTGAAAAGATAGTAGCTGGTGAAGATGTTATTGCATTGTTGCCAACCGGAATGGGAAAGTCAATTTGTTATCAATTGCCGGCAAAAATTTTGCCAGATAGTATATTAATAGTTTCTCCATTGTTGTCGTTGATGCAAGATCAAGTAGCTCAATTAAAAAAAATGGGTGAAAAATCAGTCGTTGCAATAAACTCTTTTTTAAAACCAGAAGACAAAGAGAGAATTATGAAAAAGCTTGGTTCTTATAAATTTATTTTTATCTCACCGGAAATGCTAGTTCAGCCGTTTGTTAAGAAAAAGCTGCAAGAAATACGGGTTTCTTTATTAGTAGCCGATGAAGCTCATTGTATTTCTCAATGGGGCTTTGATTTTCGGCCTGATTACCTGCGGATCTCTGAAATTTTACCCGATTTGAAATTCCCTCAAGTTTTAGCGCTGACTGCTACTGCTACAGACAAAGTTACTGAAGAAATAAAAGAGTATTTGGCACTCATAAAACCTTTTATTTATTGTCATCCAATGGATAGAAAAAATATTGTTTACGATATAAAGAAATTTGAAGACACCCATAAAAAGCTTGAGTTTTTGAAAGATTTTATCCTGAAATTTAAAGGTCCTGGAATTATTTATGCGGGTACAAGAAAAAAGTCCCAAGAGCTGTCTATGCTTTTAACGGAACAAGGGATTTCATCTGCTTTTTACCACGGGGGAATGGAACATCAAGATCGAGTTTTTGTTCAACAGCAGTTCCAAAACAGAGAGGTAGAGTGGATTTGTTCTACAAATGCTTTTGGTATGGGAGTGCATATTGCAAATATACGACAAGTTATTCATTTTCAAGTTCCAACTTCGATTGAAGGGTACGTGCAGGAAGTTGGAAGAGCTGGTCGAGATGGATTGCCTGCTTTGGCGACATTGCTCTATGCTCAAGGAGATGAAGCTTTGCTTGAAAGCTTAGTGACGGATGACTTGCCAACACGACATGAAATAGAGGCTGTTTTTAATGATGGACCTTCAGCGACTTATTTAATAGATCGAGGAATCGTAAGAGAAACCGCATTTCGAGTTATTGCTTATTGGATGACAAAATTACCGTTAGCCGGCGTAATAAGTCAAATTGAAGGGCTAAGAAAAGGCAAAAAGAAACAAGCGGCGAAAATTCGAGAGCTAATCTCGAGCGATAATTGTATAAGAAGTTATATAATCAGCAGTTTTGACCAAGAACTTCTAGACAAACCTGACAATTGTTGCGTGAATGATGGGATTAATTATGAAGTTTTCGAAGCATTTTCTTTTTCTAATAAAAAGCCAATACCTCTTGATTGGAATGAGCGTTTAAGTGTAATATTACCTATATAA
- a CDS encoding ferredoxin produces MAKYTIVDKDTCIACGACGAAAPDVYDYDDEGIAFVILDNNMGTEQVPDELEEDMEDAFEGCPTDSIKVADSSFEGDPLKYED; encoded by the coding sequence ATGGCTAAGTATACCATTGTTGACAAGGATACTTGCATCGCTTGTGGTGCTTGTGGTGCTGCTGCACCCGACGTTTATGATTACGATGATGAAGGAATCGCATTTGTTATTTTAGATAATAACATGGGAACTGAACAAGTTCCAGATGAACTCGAAGAAGACATGGAAGATGCATTTGAAGGCTGTCCAACAGATTCTATCAAAGTAGCAGATTCATCTTTTGAAGGCGATCCTTTAAAATACGAAGACTGA
- a CDS encoding GerMN domain-containing protein — protein MPNNKWTDDSIEDLLKGFPAIKDNRPKEKVYNQLVQKEPVHKRPNRWLPLLVAALAFIAVGLLVSSIINQNGIDSAQNRDSSNNGAEMKTQESIEEQESLPAAEESRNESADSYSTAQVEETLRTAVYEESIGDQTLMTIGMTENAFVIPVSFLIPNEEITKTFENTLPSSLELYQKYADKLDEVALGFDDYHPYVGTLEKTATGIRHSLPGNHQYDLASASINVYMNTMTETFADVEEISVTNEEGSPIEFSQIGPVEKLVPGAKNLAYYSYQTNNGEIYLAPGYNMPFNSAKQAITALADAPNDVYEATIPQNLEYQVLETEKIVEVDFKNNVDLESMDRLDIVRMLESLVLTANTFDKEVVVKGFQQEIWNGFDFTKPMPIPLAPNLLEWSIQ, from the coding sequence ATGCCGAATAACAAATGGACCGATGATTCTATCGAAGATTTGTTGAAGGGTTTCCCCGCGATAAAAGATAACCGGCCAAAAGAAAAAGTATACAATCAATTGGTTCAAAAAGAGCCGGTTCATAAGCGTCCAAATAGATGGCTACCGCTTCTTGTCGCGGCGTTGGCGTTTATCGCTGTTGGACTGTTGGTCTCCTCCATTATCAATCAAAATGGTATCGATTCTGCACAAAATAGAGACAGTTCTAATAATGGGGCAGAAATGAAGACTCAGGAAAGTATAGAGGAACAAGAAAGTTTACCTGCAGCTGAAGAATCTCGTAATGAAAGTGCAGATTCATATTCAACAGCTCAAGTAGAGGAAACGTTGCGAACTGCGGTTTATGAAGAGTCAATAGGTGATCAAACATTGATGACTATTGGGATGACTGAAAATGCATTCGTTATACCAGTGTCTTTCCTTATTCCAAATGAGGAAATAACAAAAACATTCGAAAATACTTTACCATCATCATTAGAGCTGTATCAGAAATATGCAGATAAACTAGATGAAGTCGCATTAGGATTTGATGACTATCATCCGTACGTTGGGACTTTAGAGAAGACAGCTACTGGCATTCGTCACTCGTTGCCGGGGAATCACCAGTATGATTTAGCTTCAGCCAGTATTAATGTTTACATGAATACGATGACAGAGACATTTGCTGATGTTGAAGAAATTAGTGTAACCAATGAAGAAGGTTCTCCTATCGAGTTTTCTCAAATTGGACCAGTTGAAAAATTAGTTCCAGGAGCTAAAAATCTGGCTTATTATTCTTATCAAACGAACAATGGCGAAATATACCTTGCACCAGGTTACAATATGCCGTTTAATTCTGCGAAACAAGCAATTACAGCACTAGCAGATGCGCCCAATGATGTATATGAAGCCACTATTCCGCAAAATTTAGAGTATCAAGTATTAGAAACAGAGAAAATCGTAGAAGTTGATTTTAAGAATAATGTCGATTTAGAATCGATGGATCGGTTAGATATAGTTCGTATGCTTGAAAGTCTTGTACTGACTGCTAATACTTTTGATAAAGAAGTGGTAGTAAAAGGGTTCCAACAGGAAATTTGGAATGGTTTTGACTTTACTAAACCAATGCCGATTCCATTAGCACCTAATTTATTGGAATGGTCAATACAATAA
- a CDS encoding CBS domain-containing protein has product MFVKSVMVKREKCYTVKLEDSVQVGFDLLEKHTIDALPVVDGSEYKGIFTWYHAYRAFFYSGKSKEEFISSTKVSDVIVNQEIYLTINDVYEKALVELNDFPIIAVVDKGQFLGIVTRFDIVNQLQSAFGIDKPGYRITFTSVESEGRIGRLGEIIEKYKESVISLVTFDETNKMVRRIVLKVEKKDNIDRFVKELEKSGFRVLDIAEDK; this is encoded by the coding sequence ATGTTTGTTAAAAGTGTAATGGTAAAAAGAGAAAAATGTTATACAGTGAAATTAGAAGATTCAGTGCAAGTAGGCTTCGACTTATTAGAAAAACACACAATCGATGCTTTGCCTGTAGTTGATGGATCAGAGTATAAAGGTATCTTTACTTGGTACCATGCATATCGTGCGTTTTTCTACTCAGGGAAATCAAAAGAAGAATTCATTAGCTCAACTAAAGTGAGTGATGTAATTGTAAACCAAGAAATTTACTTAACAATTAACGATGTTTATGAAAAGGCTTTAGTCGAACTTAATGATTTTCCAATCATTGCAGTAGTTGACAAGGGTCAATTCCTAGGAATTGTTACTCGTTTTGACATTGTTAACCAATTACAAAGTGCATTCGGTATTGATAAACCAGGATATCGAATTACTTTTACTTCTGTAGAATCAGAAGGTCGCATTGGACGATTAGGAGAAATTATTGAGAAATACAAGGAGTCTGTAATTTCCTTAGTTACTTTTGATGAGACAAATAAAATGGTTCGACGTATCGTATTAAAGGTTGAAAAGAAAGACAATATCGATCGCTTTGTCAAAGAACTTGAAAAATCTGGCTTCCGAGTATTGGATATTGCAGAAGACAAATAG
- a CDS encoding LysM peptidoglycan-binding domain-containing protein, translated as MGNHSYHESIEKNRQEISVGNKSELSRAAQRQAQKPKAKKSKSLLMPVLFFIFILIPVSLLIYVAFFFEPNDTLTAKPTENEVSFEMNAEPSSAAVAAAEKEEKEQKEADKAKAEAEAKAEKEKAEAEAKAKVEQEKAEAQSQVEKEKAEAQAETQAKADAEAKAAADLQAKKEAEAKAKADAQAKAEADKKEETPSASGKTYVVKPGETLYRIAVNNYGAAGAAAAVEKIKQANGLGSNSISPGQSLTLP; from the coding sequence ATGGGGAATCATAGTTATCATGAGTCGATTGAAAAGAATCGGCAAGAAATTTCAGTAGGTAACAAATCAGAATTGTCTAGAGCAGCTCAAAGGCAAGCCCAAAAGCCTAAAGCTAAAAAAAGTAAAAGTCTTTTAATGCCGGTGTTGTTTTTTATATTTATTTTAATTCCAGTTTCTTTATTGATTTATGTAGCTTTCTTTTTTGAACCCAACGATACTTTGACAGCCAAACCTACAGAGAACGAAGTAAGTTTTGAAATGAATGCTGAGCCATCTAGTGCTGCTGTCGCTGCGGCGGAAAAAGAAGAAAAAGAACAAAAAGAAGCAGATAAAGCAAAAGCAGAAGCTGAGGCAAAAGCAGAAAAAGAAAAAGCTGAAGCCGAAGCAAAAGCAAAAGTAGAACAAGAAAAAGCAGAAGCCCAATCACAAGTAGAAAAAGAAAAAGCAGAAGCCCAAGCAGAAACCCAAGCAAAAGCGGATGCCGAGGCGAAGGCTGCAGCTGATCTACAAGCAAAAAAAGAAGCTGAAGCAAAAGCGAAGGCGGATGCTCAAGCCAAAGCAGAAGCAGATAAAAAAGAAGAAACTCCGAGCGCATCAGGCAAAACTTATGTAGTGAAACCTGGTGAAACGCTATATCGAATTGCTGTTAATAATTACGGTGCAGCAGGAGCAGCTGCCGCTGTAGAAAAAATCAAACAAGCAAATGGTTTAGGATCGAATAGTATTAGCCCAGGGCAAAGTTTGACATTGCCATAA